The Halofilum ochraceum genome includes a region encoding these proteins:
- a CDS encoding enoyl-CoA hydratase, with protein sequence MQSEQLAESNDILVWEQSNEGILRLTLNDEKRRNALSLEMLGRLRTALDQAAAEPAVRVIVLAATGPAFCAGHDLKEMTRAREAPDRGRAFFAETMAHCSGVMQAIVNNPKPVIAEVAGVATAAGCQLVASCDLAYASPAARLATPGVNIGLFCSTPMVALSRNVENKFAMEMLLTGDLVSAEHAAQIGLVNRVVGEEELTEYTTGIARKVASKSTMTLETGKKAFYRQREMPLADAYEYTSNIMVENMLKRDAEEGINAFIEKRAPQWSDQ encoded by the coding sequence ATGCAGTCTGAACAACTCGCCGAATCCAATGACATCCTCGTGTGGGAGCAGAGCAATGAAGGCATTCTGCGCCTCACGCTCAATGACGAAAAACGCCGCAACGCCCTGTCCCTCGAGATGCTGGGTCGATTGCGTACGGCCCTCGATCAGGCCGCTGCCGAGCCAGCGGTCCGGGTGATCGTGCTCGCCGCGACCGGTCCCGCGTTCTGCGCCGGTCACGACCTCAAGGAGATGACGCGGGCACGCGAGGCACCGGATCGCGGCCGGGCCTTCTTCGCCGAGACGATGGCCCACTGCTCCGGCGTCATGCAGGCAATCGTGAACAACCCGAAGCCGGTGATCGCGGAAGTCGCCGGCGTCGCCACGGCGGCCGGCTGCCAGTTGGTCGCCAGCTGCGATCTCGCCTATGCCTCGCCCGCCGCCCGTCTCGCCACGCCCGGCGTCAATATCGGGCTGTTCTGCTCCACACCGATGGTCGCGCTCTCGCGCAATGTCGAGAACAAGTTCGCCATGGAAATGCTCCTGACCGGCGATCTGGTCTCGGCGGAACATGCCGCGCAGATCGGGCTGGTCAACCGGGTCGTGGGCGAAGAGGAGCTCACCGAATACACCACCGGGATCGCGCGGAAGGTGGCCTCGAAATCGACTATGACCCTGGAGACGGGCAAGAAGGCGTTCTACCGCCAGCGCGAGATGCCGCTTGCCGATGCTTACGAATACACGTCCAACATCATGGTCGAAAACATGCTCAAGCGTGACGCCGAGGAAGGGATCAACGCCTTCATCGAAAAGCGTGCGCCGCAGTGGTCGGACCAGTAG
- a CDS encoding CoA-binding protein, protein MTYTNHDDGYSEEYLQEILKSVKTIAMVGASPDKTKFSYGVLRVLSETGYDMIPVNPRPDITEIRGLKVYPSLKAIDRPVDMVEVFRAPEELPAIAREAVEIGAKVLWGQIGVRNDEAARIAEDAGLKVVMDRCPKIELFRPFWKPKLHLGI, encoded by the coding sequence ATGACATACACGAATCATGACGACGGGTATTCCGAGGAATACCTCCAGGAGATCCTGAAGTCGGTCAAGACGATCGCGATGGTGGGCGCCAGCCCCGATAAGACCAAGTTCAGTTACGGCGTGTTGCGGGTACTGAGCGAAACCGGCTACGACATGATCCCGGTGAATCCGCGGCCCGACATCACCGAGATCCGCGGACTCAAGGTATACCCGTCTCTCAAAGCGATCGACCGACCGGTCGACATGGTGGAGGTGTTCCGCGCGCCGGAAGAACTCCCGGCGATTGCCCGCGAGGCGGTAGAGATCGGCGCGAAGGTCCTCTGGGGCCAGATCGGGGTTCGCAATGACGAGGCCGCGCGCATCGCCGAGGATGCCGGGCTGAAGGTAGTGATGGACCGCTGCCCGAAGATCGAGCTGTTCCGTCCTTTCTGGAAACCGAAGCTGCATCTGGGGATTTGA
- a CDS encoding CoA-binding protein has protein sequence MTDTDHGAGYPAAYVDGILGSVKTIAMVGASADETKPSHQVLQSLTEAGYDMIPVNPRPDLTEIYGLKVYPSLKSIDRPVDMVEVFRPSAELAGIASEAVEIGAGVLWAQLGIRDDEAAHIAETGGLKVVMDRCPRIELARSSREPGPERETRQTDDAGSGFFHAASGFT, from the coding sequence ATGACGGACACCGACCACGGCGCAGGATATCCCGCAGCCTATGTCGACGGAATTCTTGGATCGGTGAAGACGATCGCGATGGTGGGCGCCAGCGCAGACGAGACCAAGCCCAGCCACCAAGTCCTGCAGTCTCTGACCGAGGCCGGTTACGACATGATCCCGGTCAACCCGCGACCCGATCTCACCGAGATCTACGGGCTCAAGGTGTACCCGTCCCTGAAATCCATCGACCGGCCGGTCGATATGGTCGAGGTGTTCCGCCCCTCGGCAGAGCTCGCCGGAATCGCCAGCGAAGCAGTGGAGATCGGAGCAGGTGTGCTCTGGGCCCAGCTGGGTATCCGGGACGACGAGGCGGCGCACATTGCCGAAACCGGCGGTCTGAAAGTGGTGATGGACCGCTGCCCCAGGATCGAGCTTGCCCGCTCATCGCGCGAGCCAGGCCCGGAGCGCGAGACCCGGCAGACGGACGACGCCGGGTCCGGCTTTTTTCACGCCGCCTCTGGCTTCACCTGA
- a CDS encoding LysR family transcriptional regulator — MPDLNDLYYFAKVVDHRGFAPASRALGEPKSKLSRRVAALEERLGARLIQRSTRSLALTEIGEAYYRHCKAMLVEAESAEEVVEQSREEPCGTVRMACPVALLETRVGDMLASFMAAHPRVAVHLEATDRPVEPIAEGIDLAIRVRPPPLADSELVMRPLSDRGQSLVAGPALLERFPKPEGPGDLESLPSLALGRPQHKYHWHLVGPEGQSVDIEHHPRYVTHNMTALRAAAVGGIGVVQFPNMMVDTDLRDGRLIRVLPEWAPPREIIHVVFPSRRGLLPSVRALVDFLVDRFQALQED; from the coding sequence GTGCCGGATCTCAACGACCTCTACTACTTCGCCAAGGTGGTGGATCATCGCGGTTTTGCACCGGCGAGCCGCGCGCTGGGCGAGCCGAAATCGAAGCTGAGCCGCCGGGTTGCGGCGCTCGAGGAGCGGCTGGGTGCCCGCCTGATCCAGCGCTCCACGCGCTCGTTGGCGCTGACCGAAATCGGAGAGGCCTACTACCGCCACTGCAAGGCCATGCTGGTCGAGGCCGAGAGCGCCGAGGAAGTCGTCGAGCAGAGCCGGGAAGAACCCTGCGGAACCGTGCGCATGGCCTGTCCGGTCGCCCTGCTGGAGACGCGCGTAGGCGACATGCTGGCGAGTTTCATGGCGGCGCATCCGCGCGTCGCCGTCCACCTCGAGGCGACCGATCGACCGGTCGAACCGATCGCCGAGGGGATCGACCTTGCCATACGGGTGCGTCCGCCGCCGCTGGCCGACAGCGAGCTGGTGATGCGCCCGCTATCGGACCGCGGCCAGTCCCTCGTCGCCGGTCCCGCGTTGCTGGAGCGTTTCCCGAAGCCGGAGGGGCCGGGCGATCTCGAGTCCCTGCCGAGCCTCGCGCTGGGACGCCCGCAGCACAAGTACCACTGGCACCTGGTGGGACCGGAAGGCCAGTCTGTCGATATCGAGCACCACCCCCGCTACGTCACCCACAACATGACCGCCCTGCGGGCGGCGGCGGTGGGTGGTATCGGCGTCGTCCAGTTCCCGAACATGATGGTCGACACGGACCTGCGTGACGGGCGTCTGATTCGCGTCCTGCCAGAGTGGGCGCCACCGCGCGAGATCATCCATGTCGTGTTCCCGTCCCGGCGCGGTCTTCTGCCGTCCGTAAGGGCGTTGGTGGACTTTCTGGTGGATCGCTTCCAGGCGCTGCAGGAGGACTGA
- a CDS encoding MFS transporter, whose translation MNTPAENRRPPGSRLKTLSTIGFAILGAGLIAISYGLARFAFGLFVPPMRSDLGLGADLIGLIGAIPFISFVFATLIAPLAASRLGARNAAVLSGGFGVGGLALMSQAETALALGVGVAACGVCTGLMMPALTSAMQAAVRRSMHGRVTAVMNAGTSIGVAVAVPAALFLANAWRLAYVSFAVLAGIGVLAAWYFIPSVSRVQPADAEPPPRIGLIQWTQLIRLSLFAFSMGFIASGYWIFAPDLVVNLSDMPPDQTAWLWLAVGIAGLSGAIISDLSDRNGPAITHALALVTISASLALLAASPGQLFLAIVSAVVFGVAYMSLSGLYLLTGIHLSPGRPSMGPVLPFIAIAIGQAAGAPAIGFAIAHLGYAHAFALFSTIGLFVATLSPLYPRHFDYGEEAHAETTNGEHDEAATPADEPGRPATDSQATDSPTTAGARPE comes from the coding sequence TTGAACACGCCGGCGGAAAACCGCAGGCCACCCGGTTCGCGGCTGAAGACGCTCTCGACGATCGGTTTCGCGATCCTCGGGGCCGGCCTGATTGCGATCAGCTACGGCCTGGCGCGCTTCGCGTTCGGTCTGTTCGTCCCGCCGATGCGATCCGACCTCGGCCTCGGGGCGGACCTGATCGGCCTCATCGGCGCGATCCCCTTTATCAGTTTCGTCTTCGCGACGTTGATCGCACCGCTGGCCGCTTCTCGGCTCGGCGCGCGCAATGCAGCCGTGCTTTCCGGCGGGTTCGGCGTCGGCGGGCTTGCCCTGATGAGTCAGGCGGAGACCGCGCTGGCGCTCGGTGTCGGCGTTGCCGCCTGCGGCGTATGCACCGGTTTGATGATGCCGGCGCTCACCTCGGCCATGCAGGCCGCGGTCAGGCGCTCGATGCATGGACGGGTGACCGCCGTGATGAACGCCGGCACCAGTATCGGCGTGGCCGTCGCCGTGCCGGCCGCGCTGTTCCTGGCCAACGCATGGCGTCTCGCCTACGTGTCCTTCGCGGTCCTGGCAGGCATCGGGGTCCTCGCTGCATGGTATTTCATCCCGTCGGTATCACGCGTCCAACCGGCTGATGCCGAACCGCCGCCCCGGATCGGGCTCATCCAGTGGACACAGCTCATCCGGCTGTCGCTGTTCGCGTTCTCGATGGGGTTCATTGCATCGGGATACTGGATCTTTGCGCCGGACCTCGTAGTCAACCTCAGCGACATGCCCCCGGACCAGACGGCGTGGCTGTGGTTGGCCGTCGGTATCGCCGGCCTCTCGGGTGCGATCATCAGCGACCTCAGCGACCGCAATGGTCCAGCCATTACACACGCCCTGGCGCTGGTGACGATATCGGCGAGCCTCGCGCTGCTGGCGGCCAGCCCTGGCCAATTGTTCCTGGCCATCGTCTCGGCCGTGGTGTTCGGTGTCGCCTATATGAGCCTCAGCGGGCTCTACCTGCTCACCGGCATCCACCTCTCGCCCGGTCGGCCCTCGATGGGCCCGGTGCTGCCTTTCATCGCCATTGCGATCGGACAGGCCGCGGGGGCCCCGGCGATCGGTTTCGCCATCGCGCATCTCGGTTATGCGCACGCGTTCGCCCTGTTCTCGACGATCGGGCTGTTCGTCGCAACACTGTCACCGCTGTATCCGCGGCACTTCGATTACGGCGAAGAGGCCCACGCCGAGACCACGAACGGGGAACACGACGAGGCGGCGACTCCGGCTGACGAACCCGGTCGCCCCGCGACCGATAGCCAGGCGACCGATAGCCCGACGACCGCGGGCGCCCGCCCGGAATGA
- a CDS encoding DUF4126 domain-containing protein — METFEAVTAAIAITLGVGWASGINLYAAMLTLGLMQRLGYATLPAGLEILADPLVIAAAALMYMVEFVADKTPGVDTGWDAIHTFVRLPAGALLAAAAVGDVAPAAELAAAIVGGGMAAGSHSVKAGGRALINTSPEPFSNWTASIAEDVAVIGGLWLALYSPLVFLVLLALFIAVMIWLLPKILRGLRALGQRVGRLLGRHSRSGDAGVGRLPHDGP; from the coding sequence ATGGAGACCTTCGAAGCCGTCACCGCCGCTATCGCGATCACCCTCGGGGTCGGCTGGGCCAGCGGGATCAATCTCTATGCCGCGATGCTCACGCTCGGGCTGATGCAGCGCCTCGGGTACGCGACGCTGCCGGCCGGTCTCGAGATCCTCGCCGATCCGCTTGTCATTGCCGCCGCGGCGCTCATGTACATGGTCGAGTTCGTGGCGGACAAGACTCCCGGTGTCGATACCGGGTGGGACGCCATTCACACCTTCGTTCGCCTCCCGGCGGGCGCACTGCTGGCAGCGGCGGCGGTTGGTGACGTCGCGCCGGCGGCGGAACTGGCGGCCGCAATTGTAGGCGGTGGCATGGCGGCCGGCAGCCATTCCGTGAAAGCCGGAGGCCGCGCACTGATCAACACCTCTCCCGAGCCATTTTCCAACTGGACCGCCTCCATTGCCGAGGATGTGGCGGTCATTGGCGGATTGTGGCTCGCCCTGTATTCCCCCCTTGTGTTTCTGGTCCTGCTGGCCCTCTTCATCGCGGTCATGATCTGGTTGCTGCCGAAGATCCTGCGGGGGCTCCGCGCACTTGGGCAGCGTGTCGGCCGCTTACTCGGTCGCCACTCGCGGAGCGGCGATGCCGGAGTGGGGCGGTTGCCCCATGACGGGCCGTGA
- a CDS encoding acyl-CoA synthetase: MTNPFNTDLDRNPANFQPLTPLTFLERAASVMPEHVAIIHGSQRYTYSEFYRRSRRLGSALAGQGMGGGDTVSALLPNVPPMLEAHHGVPMCGAVLHAINTRLDANTIAFQLDHAGSRILIVDSEWMPLAREALELTEVDPLLVVYKDPQSSGEYQGLSDEIDYESFLAQGDPDYEWLMPEDEWDAISIGYTSGTTGNPKGVVSHHRGAYLLAQGNALIANMPRHATYLWTLPMFHCNGWCFPWTMSVVFGTHVCLRQVRSEPIWNALAEHGVTHLCGAPPVMSLLVSTEPEVRRELDHTVEFFTAAAPPPEKVLSEMETAGFNVTQLYGLTETYGPAVVNEWKTEWDALDQEARTARKARQGVRYTPLERLEVMDPETMEAVPHDGETLGEVMFRGNVVMKGYFRNREATEKAFAGGWFHSGDLGVVHPDGYIQLKDRSKDIIISGGENISSIEIEDALYKHPSVAVVAVVAMPHEKWGETPCAFIELVQGQTASDEDLEKHCRSNLAGYKIPRRFVFEAIPRTATGKIQKNELRKRVGG; encoded by the coding sequence ATGACCAACCCATTCAATACCGACCTGGATCGCAATCCGGCCAATTTCCAGCCGCTCACACCGCTCACCTTCCTGGAGCGCGCGGCCAGCGTCATGCCGGAGCATGTGGCCATCATCCACGGGTCACAGCGTTACACGTACAGCGAGTTCTACCGTCGCTCCCGCCGCCTCGGATCGGCGCTCGCCGGCCAGGGCATGGGCGGCGGGGACACGGTCTCGGCATTACTGCCGAACGTTCCGCCGATGCTGGAGGCGCACCACGGCGTCCCGATGTGCGGGGCGGTCCTGCATGCGATCAACACGCGACTGGATGCGAACACCATCGCGTTCCAGCTCGACCATGCAGGCTCACGCATCCTGATCGTCGATAGCGAATGGATGCCTCTGGCCCGGGAAGCGCTCGAGCTGACCGAGGTCGATCCCCTGCTCGTCGTATACAAGGATCCGCAATCCTCCGGTGAATACCAGGGCCTCTCGGACGAGATCGACTACGAGTCCTTCCTGGCGCAGGGCGACCCCGATTACGAATGGCTGATGCCCGAGGATGAATGGGACGCGATCTCGATCGGCTACACGTCCGGAACCACCGGCAATCCCAAAGGGGTGGTATCCCATCATCGGGGTGCGTATCTGCTCGCCCAGGGCAATGCCCTGATCGCCAACATGCCGAGACACGCGACGTATCTCTGGACCCTCCCGATGTTCCACTGCAACGGGTGGTGTTTCCCCTGGACGATGTCGGTGGTCTTCGGCACGCACGTCTGTCTGCGTCAGGTGCGCTCCGAGCCGATCTGGAATGCGCTCGCTGAACACGGGGTTACGCACCTCTGCGGCGCGCCCCCCGTGATGTCCCTGCTGGTCTCAACGGAGCCCGAGGTGCGGCGTGAATTGGATCACACGGTGGAGTTCTTCACCGCGGCCGCGCCGCCGCCGGAAAAGGTGCTGTCCGAGATGGAGACGGCCGGGTTCAATGTCACACAGTTGTACGGCCTGACCGAGACCTATGGTCCGGCCGTCGTGAACGAATGGAAGACCGAGTGGGACGCCCTTGATCAGGAGGCCCGCACCGCACGCAAGGCCCGGCAGGGCGTACGCTATACCCCGCTGGAGCGGCTCGAGGTGATGGATCCCGAGACCATGGAGGCGGTCCCCCACGACGGCGAAACGCTCGGCGAAGTAATGTTCCGCGGCAACGTCGTGATGAAAGGCTATTTCCGCAATCGCGAAGCGACCGAAAAGGCGTTTGCCGGTGGCTGGTTCCACTCGGGCGATCTGGGGGTGGTACATCCGGATGGCTATATCCAGCTGAAGGATCGATCCAAGGACATCATCATCTCGGGCGGTGAGAACATCTCATCGATCGAGATCGAGGACGCCCTGTACAAGCATCCGTCCGTGGCCGTCGTCGCCGTCGTGGCCATGCCGCACGAAAAGTGGGGCGAGACGCCGTGCGCCTTCATCGAGCTGGTCCAGGGCCAGACGGCCTCGGACGAGGACCTCGAGAAGCACTGCCGGAGCAATCTCGCCGGGTACAAGATCCCGCGCCGGTTCGTCTTCGAGGCCATCCCGCGAACAGCGACCGGCAAGATCCAGAAGAACGAGCTCCGCAAGCGGGTGGGCGGCTAG
- a CDS encoding TetR/AcrR family transcriptional regulator, whose product MRPSKRDAVLDTAEHLFYHEGFHATGIDRLASEAGVVRMTLYNHFGSKDALIEAVLERRYSRYMDDLRDAMAQSGPGNAIQALAERHCSWLSESSTHGCIVIKAIGEYESHNPAIAALGRRLKHRLLTLIAEAVETDTGTHDTDMSEQLLMIFEGANALVPVFGSDHAIRHVHTLLDHVRPRECPADA is encoded by the coding sequence ATGCGTCCCTCGAAACGTGATGCGGTCCTGGATACCGCCGAACACCTCTTCTACCACGAAGGTTTCCACGCCACCGGCATCGATCGGCTGGCATCGGAGGCGGGTGTCGTCCGCATGACGCTGTACAACCACTTCGGCTCCAAGGACGCCCTGATCGAGGCCGTGCTCGAGCGCCGCTACAGCCGCTACATGGACGATCTCCGCGATGCCATGGCGCAGTCCGGACCCGGCAACGCGATTCAGGCGCTGGCCGAACGGCACTGCAGCTGGCTGTCCGAATCCTCGACGCATGGATGCATCGTCATCAAGGCCATCGGCGAGTACGAGAGCCACAACCCGGCCATAGCCGCGCTCGGGCGGCGGCTGAAGCACCGATTACTGACCCTGATTGCCGAAGCCGTCGAGACCGACACCGGCACGCACGACACCGACATGAGTGAGCAGCTCCTGATGATTTTCGAGGGTGCCAACGCGCTGGTGCCCGTATTCGGTTCCGACCACGCCATTCGGCACGTGCACACCCTGCTCGATCATGTCCGTCCCCGCGAATGCCCGGCAGACGCTTGA
- a CDS encoding trimeric intracellular cation channel family protein has translation MTGVVYWLDLAGVAVFALSGVIVACRSRMDPFGMLVLAAVTGIGGGTLRDLVLGVRPVFWVTDTTFLWVVLATVALASAGFRYMHRLTRTVLPVVDAVGLALFTAIGAHKALQLGAPGSVAVVMGLFTGVAGGVIRDVLADRVPMVLRAEIYATASILGGIAFVTLHALGTPFPTTITATVAITLGLRLAAIRWNLRLPMVAWVVWPSERQTSNEEDPP, from the coding sequence ATGACCGGGGTCGTCTACTGGCTCGACCTGGCCGGAGTGGCCGTTTTCGCGCTGTCCGGCGTGATCGTCGCCTGTCGCTCCCGGATGGACCCATTCGGCATGCTGGTTCTCGCGGCGGTGACCGGAATCGGCGGCGGCACATTGCGCGACCTCGTCCTCGGGGTTCGGCCGGTGTTCTGGGTCACGGATACCACCTTTCTCTGGGTGGTACTGGCTACCGTCGCGCTCGCCAGTGCGGGGTTCCGGTATATGCACCGGTTAACGCGCACCGTGCTCCCCGTGGTCGACGCGGTGGGCCTCGCTCTGTTCACCGCGATCGGCGCGCACAAAGCGCTCCAGCTCGGTGCGCCGGGTTCGGTGGCGGTCGTGATGGGCCTGTTCACCGGCGTGGCTGGCGGGGTAATCCGCGATGTCCTCGCGGATCGGGTGCCGATGGTGCTGCGCGCGGAGATTTATGCGACCGCCTCGATCCTCGGCGGTATCGCGTTCGTCACGCTGCATGCCCTCGGCACGCCGTTCCCGACGACGATCACCGCCACGGTGGCGATCACACTGGGGCTCCGCCTTGCAGCCATCCGCTGGAATCTGCGGCTGCCCATGGTCGCGTGGGTCGTCTGGCCATCCGAGCGTCAAACATCCAACGAAGAAGATCCGCCCTAA
- a CDS encoding 2Fe-2S iron-sulfur cluster-binding protein yields MMYTITLANRGGATFRVDDRRPLLDSLREQGVDLPYGCRYGGCITCAARLVDGEVDQRAQVALNNRQINDGYVVLCVARPQSDCTLEIGVESHYRLYRNPFLDPLASHELKADIATPQEKDE; encoded by the coding sequence ATGATGTACACCATTACCCTGGCCAACCGCGGCGGCGCGACCTTCAGGGTCGATGACCGCAGGCCCCTGCTGGACTCCCTGCGCGAGCAGGGAGTCGATCTGCCCTATGGCTGCCGCTACGGGGGGTGTATCACCTGCGCGGCCCGACTGGTGGACGGCGAGGTGGATCAGCGGGCCCAGGTCGCGCTCAACAACCGGCAGATCAACGATGGCTACGTGGTGCTCTGCGTCGCGCGGCCGCAGTCGGATTGCACCCTGGAGATCGGGGTCGAGAGTCACTACCGGCTCTATCGCAACCCCTTCCTGGATCCGCTCGCGTCGCACGAACTCAAGGCCGACATCGCCACGCCGCAGGAGAAGGACGAATGA
- a CDS encoding rhodanese-like domain-containing protein, producing the protein MAQTITKGVNELLAEANARIETIPVDQAMALVDSDDHVLIDLRESGELRRMGKIPGAVACPRGMLEFWIDSDNPEQKAVFDQDKTYVFYCASAKRSALAARTAQEMGLGPVAHIEGGFGAWVKAGGPVEQLS; encoded by the coding sequence ATGGCGCAGACGATTACGAAGGGCGTGAACGAGCTTCTGGCCGAGGCAAACGCGCGGATCGAGACCATTCCCGTCGATCAGGCAATGGCCCTGGTCGACAGCGACGATCATGTGCTGATCGATCTGCGGGAGTCCGGGGAACTGCGTCGCATGGGCAAGATCCCCGGCGCGGTCGCCTGTCCCCGCGGTATGCTGGAATTCTGGATCGATTCCGATAACCCGGAGCAAAAGGCCGTTTTCGACCAGGACAAGACCTACGTTTTCTACTGTGCCAGCGCCAAGCGCTCGGCCCTGGCGGCCCGGACCGCGCAGGAAATGGGCCTCGGCCCCGTCGCCCATATCGAGGGCGGCTTTGGCGCCTGGGTCAAGGCCGGCGGGCCGGTGGAACAGTTGTCGTAG
- a CDS encoding selenium-binding family protein gives MNETACCCGPGYASPAEAMQAPREKLLYTIAIYTGTGIQKPDYLCTIDADPESPNYSQVISRLEMPGIGDELHHMGWNACSSCHGDASKERRYLIVPGVRSSNLHIVDCGDDPRNPKLHKVVDGDEIKRKTNLSAPHTVHCLGSDIIISMLGDARGNAPGGYLHLNEDFEILGRWEESMGDIKFGYDFWYQPRHNIMVSSEWAAPNTFMPGFDLEEVGHLKYGRELHFWDFEKKEPVQTFYLGEDGLIPLEVRFHHNPDSTHGFCCAALSANIIHWWKDDDGEWQWEKVIDVGNEPHPDWPIPVPGVISDILLSMDDRFLYLNNWLHGDIRQYDISDPHNPKLTGQVWMGGLLGKAPEVNGVKVTGGPQMTQLSLDGKRLYVTTSLFSTWDNQFYPEIRTNGGCMLKVDCDPENGGMEIDPDFVVDFGKEPNGPSRCHETRYPGGDCTSDIWI, from the coding sequence ATGAACGAAACGGCATGTTGTTGTGGGCCGGGCTACGCATCACCGGCTGAGGCGATGCAGGCGCCACGGGAGAAGCTGCTCTACACCATCGCGATCTACACCGGCACCGGCATCCAGAAGCCGGACTACCTCTGCACCATCGACGCCGATCCGGAAAGCCCGAACTACAGCCAGGTGATCAGCCGCCTGGAGATGCCCGGGATCGGTGACGAGCTGCATCACATGGGCTGGAACGCCTGCTCCTCCTGCCATGGCGACGCCAGCAAGGAGCGCCGCTACCTGATCGTGCCGGGGGTGCGTTCGTCGAATCTCCACATCGTCGATTGCGGCGATGACCCCCGTAATCCAAAGCTGCACAAGGTGGTCGACGGCGACGAGATCAAGCGCAAGACCAACCTGTCGGCGCCCCATACGGTGCACTGCCTCGGCTCGGACATCATCATCTCGATGCTGGGTGACGCGCGCGGCAACGCGCCGGGCGGTTATCTGCACCTGAACGAGGACTTCGAGATCCTCGGTCGCTGGGAAGAGAGCATGGGCGACATCAAGTTCGGCTATGACTTCTGGTACCAGCCGCGCCACAACATCATGGTCAGCAGCGAATGGGCGGCACCCAATACCTTCATGCCGGGCTTCGACCTCGAGGAGGTCGGCCACCTGAAGTACGGCCGCGAACTGCATTTCTGGGACTTCGAAAAGAAGGAGCCGGTGCAGACCTTCTATCTCGGCGAGGACGGGCTGATCCCGCTCGAGGTCCGCTTCCACCACAACCCGGACAGCACGCACGGATTCTGCTGCGCCGCGCTCAGCGCCAACATCATCCACTGGTGGAAGGACGACGACGGCGAATGGCAGTGGGAGAAGGTCATCGACGTCGGCAACGAGCCGCATCCCGACTGGCCGATCCCCGTGCCCGGCGTCATTTCCGACATCCTCCTGTCGATGGATGACCGGTTCCTGTACCTGAATAACTGGCTGCATGGCGACATCCGCCAGTACGACATCTCCGATCCGCATAACCCGAAGCTCACCGGACAGGTCTGGATGGGCGGGCTGCTCGGCAAGGCACCCGAGGTCAACGGCGTCAAGGTCACGGGCGGGCCGCAGATGACGCAGCTGTCGCTGGACGGCAAACGGCTGTACGTCACGACTTCACTGTTCTCGACCTGGGATAACCAGTTCTATCCCGAGATCCGCACCAACGGCGGCTGCATGCTGAAGGTCGACTGTGACCCCGAGAACGGGGGCATGGAGATTGACCCGGATTTCGTGGTCGATTTCGGCAAGGAACCCAATGGGCCATCGCGCTGCCACGAGACCCGCTATCCGGGCGGCGATTGCACGAGCGATATCTGGATATGA